A DNA window from Onychostoma macrolepis isolate SWU-2019 chromosome 13, ASM1243209v1, whole genome shotgun sequence contains the following coding sequences:
- the commd8 gene encoding COMM domain-containing protein 8 isoform X2 yields the protein MTFDHVTFDQLTSLTLRKTTDSIMIKFLEKLPSEECPKLIHRVVDGVCSRSGPRRTDYGERWSLTEWVELMNTLSSFIRFAVGRGCSDQEIQELLSDLDTAHAEAVLQCVRSRFDEIRHALVDRTNGISSTQLQDFNWQLKLALSSDKLSALNTPLLNLSLDLKENGIQRSVNIEMNKEELQTLISALEAANKVVLQLK from the exons ATGACATTCGATCACGTGACATTCGATCAGCTGACTTCTTTGACGCTGAGGAAGACGACTGACAGCATTATGATAAAATTTCTCGAAAAACTACCATCTGAAGAATGTCCTAAA CTCATACACAGGGTCGTGGATGGGGTGTGCAGCCGAAGTGGTCCGAGGCGAACAGATTACGGTGAACGGTGGAGTCTGACAGAATGGGTGGAGTTAATGAACACTCTCTCCTCTTTTATCCGCTTTGCTGTAGGAAGGGGCTGTTCAGATCAAGAG ATCCAGGAGCTGCTGAGTGATTTGGACACGGCACATGCTGAGGCTGTTCTCCAGTGTGTGCGCTCCAGGTTTGATGAGATCAGACATGCTTTGGTGGACAGAACCAATGGTATCTCAAGCACACAGCTTCAGGACTTCAACTGGCAGTTAAAG CTGGCATTGTCCAGCGACAAGCTGTCAGCTTTAAATACTCCTCTGCTAAATCTCAGTCTGGACCTGAAGGAGAATGGAATTCAGAGGTCGGTGAATATAGAAATGAACAAAGAGGAGCTGCAAACTCTCATCAGTGCACTAGAGGCTGCTAATAAG GTTGTTTTGCAGTTGAAATGA
- the commd8 gene encoding COMM domain-containing protein 8 isoform X1 has protein sequence MSSSRARGSCALIIIIIITRRRYYFLFAQHVLSCLVNRNKTESFLFVRKIVQLNILKTPQKMTFDHVTFDQLTSLTLRKTTDSIMIKFLEKLPSEECPKLIHRVVDGVCSRSGPRRTDYGERWSLTEWVELMNTLSSFIRFAVGRGCSDQEIQELLSDLDTAHAEAVLQCVRSRFDEIRHALVDRTNGISSTQLQDFNWQLKLALSSDKLSALNTPLLNLSLDLKENGIQRSVNIEMNKEELQTLISALEAANKVVLQLK, from the exons ATGAGCTCGTCTCGCGCGCGAGGATCCTGTGctctgatcatcatcatcatcatcacccgCAGGCGCTACTATTTTCTCTTTGCGCAACACGTATTATCATGCTTGGTCAATCGAAATAAAACGGAATCCTTTTTATTTGTACGTAAAAT TGTGCAGCTCAACATCCTGAAGACGCCACAGAAGATGACATTCGATCACGTGACATTCGATCAGCTGACTTCTTTGACGCTGAGGAAGACGACTGACAGCATTATGATAAAATTTCTCGAAAAACTACCATCTGAAGAATGTCCTAAA CTCATACACAGGGTCGTGGATGGGGTGTGCAGCCGAAGTGGTCCGAGGCGAACAGATTACGGTGAACGGTGGAGTCTGACAGAATGGGTGGAGTTAATGAACACTCTCTCCTCTTTTATCCGCTTTGCTGTAGGAAGGGGCTGTTCAGATCAAGAG ATCCAGGAGCTGCTGAGTGATTTGGACACGGCACATGCTGAGGCTGTTCTCCAGTGTGTGCGCTCCAGGTTTGATGAGATCAGACATGCTTTGGTGGACAGAACCAATGGTATCTCAAGCACACAGCTTCAGGACTTCAACTGGCAGTTAAAG CTGGCATTGTCCAGCGACAAGCTGTCAGCTTTAAATACTCCTCTGCTAAATCTCAGTCTGGACCTGAAGGAGAATGGAATTCAGAGGTCGGTGAATATAGAAATGAACAAAGAGGAGCTGCAAACTCTCATCAGTGCACTAGAGGCTGCTAATAAG GTTGTTTTGCAGTTGAAATGA